One window of the Lemur catta isolate mLemCat1 chromosome 6, mLemCat1.pri, whole genome shotgun sequence genome contains the following:
- the IFFO1 gene encoding non-homologous end joining factor IFFO1 isoform X11: protein MNPLFGPNLFLLQQEQQGLSGPLGDHLGGDHFPGGGDLPPSPLAPAGPAAYSPPGPGSAPPAAMALRNDLGSNINVLKTLNLRFRCFLAKVHELERRNRLLEKQLQQALEEGKQGRRGLARRDQAVQTGFVSPIRPLGLPLGARPSAVCTPSARVLGSPARSPAGPLAPSAACHSSPSPSTSASTSTAYSSSARFMPGTIWSFSHARRLGPGLEPTLVQGPGLSWVHPDGVGVQIDTITPEIRALYNVLAKVKRERDEYKRRWEEEYTVRIQLQERVNELQEEAQEADACQEELATKVEQLKAELVVFKGLMSNNLSELDTKIQEKAMKVDMDICRRIDITAKLCDVAQQRNCEDMIQMFQPAALAPLCVSVCLSLGDSACFCSCHCNCDFSLCPPHPSLWFVLLPSPCLPGPAPPFSSRTRPRLCSLCTCLPLRSHPWGGGSGSARLPWRRTPPCRRVTGPASPMGMRRRAQPSASTRRCSACSAS, encoded by the exons ATGAATCCGTTATTCGGCCCCAATCTCTTCCTCCTacagcaggagcagcagggccTCTCCGGCCCGCTGGGGGACCACCTGGGAGGCGACCACTTCCCCGGGGGAGGGGACCTGCCCCCGTCGCCTCTCGCCCCGGCCGGGCCCGCTGCCTACTCGCCGCCCGGGCCAGGCTCGGCCCCGCCTGCCGCCATGGCCCTCCGCAACGACCTGGGCTCCAACATCAACGTGCTCAAGACCCTGAACCTCCGGTTCCGCTGCTTCCTGGCTAAGGTGCACGAGCTGGAGCGCCGGAACCGGCTGCTGGAGAAGCAGCTGCAGCAGGCGCTGGAGGAGGGTAAGCAGGGCCGGCGGGGCCTGGCTCGCCGCGACCAGGCCGTGCAGACCGGCTTCGTCAGCCCCATCCGgcccctggggctgcccctgGGCGCCCGGCCGTCGGCCGTCTGCACCCCTTCAGCGCGGGTGCTGGGCTCGCCCGCGCGCTCGCCGGCCGGCCCCCTCGCGCCCTCCGCGGCCTGCCACTCGTCGCCGTCCCCCTCCACCTCCGCCTCCACCTCCACCGCCTACTCCTCGTCGGCCCGCTTCATGCCTGGCACCATCTGGTCCTTCTCGCACGCCCGCCGGCTCGGGCCGGGACTGGAGCCCACTCTGGTGCAAGGGCCTGGCTTGTCGTGGGTGCACCCCGACGGGGTCGGCGTCCAGATCGACACCATCACCCCTGAGATCCGCGCGCTGTACAACGTGCTGGCCAAAGTGAAGCGGGAGAGGGACGAATACAAGCGGAG GTGGGAAGAGGAATACACGGTGCGGATACAGCTGCAGGAGCGCGTAAATGAGCTGCAGGAG GAAGCCCAAGAGGCTGACGCCTGCCAGGAGGAGCTGGCGACGAAGGTGGAGCAGCTGAAGGCTGAGCTGGTCGTCTTCAAGGGGCTCATGAGCAAC AACCTGTCAGAGTTGGACACCAAGATCCAGGAAAAGGCCATGAAGGTAGATATGGACATCTGTCGCCGCATCGACATCACTGCTAAACTGTGCGACGTGGCCCAGCAGCGCAACTGTGAGGACATGATCCAGATGTTCCAG cctgcagccctggcccctctgtgtgtgtccgtgtgtctgtCCCTTGGTGACTCTGCATGTTTCTGTTCCTGTCATTGTAactgtgacttttctctctgtccGCCCCACCCTTCCCTCTGGTTCGTGCTTCTCCCCTCCCCGTGtctgcccggcccggccccgcccttCTCCTCACGCACCCGGCCTCGTCTCTGTAGTCTCTGCACTTGTCTCCCATTAAGGTCCCATCCATGGGGGGGCGGAAGCGGGAGCGCAAGGCTGCCGTGGAGGAGGACACCTCCCTGTCGGAGAGTGACGGGCCCCGCCAGCCCGATGGGGATGAGGAGGAGAGCACAGCCCTCAGCATCAACGAGGAGATGCAGCGCATGCTCAGCCAGCT GA
- the IFFO1 gene encoding non-homologous end joining factor IFFO1 isoform X6, whose protein sequence is MNPLFGPNLFLLQQEQQGLSGPLGDHLGGDHFPGGGDLPPSPLAPAGPAAYSPPGPGSAPPAAMALRNDLGSNINVLKTLNLRFRCFLAKVHELERRNRLLEKQLQQALEEGKQGRRGLARRDQAVQTGFVSPIRPLGLPLGARPSAVCTPSARVLGSPARSPAGPLAPSAACHSSPSPSTSASTSTAYSSSARFMPGTIWSFSHARRLGPGLEPTLVQGPGLSWVHPDGVGVQIDTITPEIRALYNVLAKVKRERDEYKRRWEEEYTVRIQLQERVNELQEEAQEADACQEELATKVEQLKAELVVFKGLMSNNLSELDTKIQEKAMKVDMDICRRIDITAKLCDVAQQRNCEDMIQMFQKLVPSMGGRKRERKAAVEEDTSLSESDGPRQPDGDEEESTALSINEEMQRMLSQLREYDFEDDCDSLTWEETEETLLLWEDFSGYAMAAAEAQGEQQEDSLEKVIKDTESLFKTREKEYQETIDQIELELATAKNDMNRHLHEYMEMCSMKRGLDVQMETCRRLITQSGDRKSPAFTAVPFSDPPPPPSETEDSDRDVSSDSSMR, encoded by the exons ATGAATCCGTTATTCGGCCCCAATCTCTTCCTCCTacagcaggagcagcagggccTCTCCGGCCCGCTGGGGGACCACCTGGGAGGCGACCACTTCCCCGGGGGAGGGGACCTGCCCCCGTCGCCTCTCGCCCCGGCCGGGCCCGCTGCCTACTCGCCGCCCGGGCCAGGCTCGGCCCCGCCTGCCGCCATGGCCCTCCGCAACGACCTGGGCTCCAACATCAACGTGCTCAAGACCCTGAACCTCCGGTTCCGCTGCTTCCTGGCTAAGGTGCACGAGCTGGAGCGCCGGAACCGGCTGCTGGAGAAGCAGCTGCAGCAGGCGCTGGAGGAGGGTAAGCAGGGCCGGCGGGGCCTGGCTCGCCGCGACCAGGCCGTGCAGACCGGCTTCGTCAGCCCCATCCGgcccctggggctgcccctgGGCGCCCGGCCGTCGGCCGTCTGCACCCCTTCAGCGCGGGTGCTGGGCTCGCCCGCGCGCTCGCCGGCCGGCCCCCTCGCGCCCTCCGCGGCCTGCCACTCGTCGCCGTCCCCCTCCACCTCCGCCTCCACCTCCACCGCCTACTCCTCGTCGGCCCGCTTCATGCCTGGCACCATCTGGTCCTTCTCGCACGCCCGCCGGCTCGGGCCGGGACTGGAGCCCACTCTGGTGCAAGGGCCTGGCTTGTCGTGGGTGCACCCCGACGGGGTCGGCGTCCAGATCGACACCATCACCCCTGAGATCCGCGCGCTGTACAACGTGCTGGCCAAAGTGAAGCGGGAGAGGGACGAATACAAGCGGAG GTGGGAAGAGGAATACACGGTGCGGATACAGCTGCAGGAGCGCGTAAATGAGCTGCAGGAG GAAGCCCAAGAGGCTGACGCCTGCCAGGAGGAGCTGGCGACGAAGGTGGAGCAGCTGAAGGCTGAGCTGGTCGTCTTCAAGGGGCTCATGAGCAAC AACCTGTCAGAGTTGGACACCAAGATCCAGGAAAAGGCCATGAAGGTAGATATGGACATCTGTCGCCGCATCGACATCACTGCTAAACTGTGCGACGTGGCCCAGCAGCGCAACTGTGAGGACATGATCCAGATGTTCCAG AAGCTG GTCCCATCCATGGGGGGGCGGAAGCGGGAGCGCAAGGCTGCCGTGGAGGAGGACACCTCCCTGTCGGAGAGTGACGGGCCCCGCCAGCCCGATGGGGATGAGGAGGAGAGCACAGCCCTCAGCATCAACGAGGAGATGCAGCGCATGCTCAGCCAGCT GAGGGAGTATGATTTTGAGGACGACTGTGACAGCCTGACTTGGGAGGAGACTGAGGAGACCCTGCTGCTTTGGGAGGATTTCTCAGGCTATGCCATGGCAGCtgcagaggcccagggagag CAGCAGGAAGACAGCTTGGAGAAGGTAATTAAGGATACTGAGTCCCTGTTCAAAACCCGGGAGAAAGAATATCAGGAAACCATCGACCAGATAGAG CTGGAGCTGGCCACAGCCAAGAATGACATGAACCGGCACCTGCACGAGTACATGGAGATGTGCAGCATGAAGCGCGGCCTGGATGTGCAGATGGAGACCTGCCGCCGGCTCATCACCCAGTCTGGGGACCG AAAGTCTCCTGCTTTCACTGCGGTCCCGTTTAGCgacccgccgccgccgccaagCGAAACTGAGGACTCCGATCGTGATGTCTCATCTGATAGCTCCATGAGATAG
- the IFFO1 gene encoding non-homologous end joining factor IFFO1 isoform X7 has translation MNPLFGPNLFLLQQEQQGLSGPLGDHLGGDHFPGGGDLPPSPLAPAGPAAYSPPGPGSAPPAAMALRNDLGSNINVLKTLNLRFRCFLAKVHELERRNRLLEKQLQQALEEGKQGRRGLARRDQAVQTGFVSPIRPLGLPLGARPSAVCTPSARVLGSPARSPAGPLAPSAACHSSPSPSTSASTSTAYSSSARFMPGTIWSFSHARRLGPGLEPTLVQGPGLSWVHPDGVGVQIDTITPEIRALYNVLAKVKRERDEYKRRWEEEYTVRIQLQERVNELQEEAQEADACQEELATKVEQLKAELVVFKGLMSNNLSELDTKIQEKAMKVDMDICRRIDITAKLCDVAQQRNCEDMIQMFQKLVPSMGGRKRERKAAVEEDTSLSESDGPRQPDGDEEESTALSINEEMQRMLSQLREYDFEDDCDSLTWEETEETLLLWEDFSGYAMAAAEAQGEQEDSLEKVIKDTESLFKTREKEYQETIDQIELELATAKNDMNRHLHEYMEMCSMKRGLDVQMETCRRLITQSGDRKSPAFTAVPFSDPPPPPSETEDSDRDVSSDSSMR, from the exons ATGAATCCGTTATTCGGCCCCAATCTCTTCCTCCTacagcaggagcagcagggccTCTCCGGCCCGCTGGGGGACCACCTGGGAGGCGACCACTTCCCCGGGGGAGGGGACCTGCCCCCGTCGCCTCTCGCCCCGGCCGGGCCCGCTGCCTACTCGCCGCCCGGGCCAGGCTCGGCCCCGCCTGCCGCCATGGCCCTCCGCAACGACCTGGGCTCCAACATCAACGTGCTCAAGACCCTGAACCTCCGGTTCCGCTGCTTCCTGGCTAAGGTGCACGAGCTGGAGCGCCGGAACCGGCTGCTGGAGAAGCAGCTGCAGCAGGCGCTGGAGGAGGGTAAGCAGGGCCGGCGGGGCCTGGCTCGCCGCGACCAGGCCGTGCAGACCGGCTTCGTCAGCCCCATCCGgcccctggggctgcccctgGGCGCCCGGCCGTCGGCCGTCTGCACCCCTTCAGCGCGGGTGCTGGGCTCGCCCGCGCGCTCGCCGGCCGGCCCCCTCGCGCCCTCCGCGGCCTGCCACTCGTCGCCGTCCCCCTCCACCTCCGCCTCCACCTCCACCGCCTACTCCTCGTCGGCCCGCTTCATGCCTGGCACCATCTGGTCCTTCTCGCACGCCCGCCGGCTCGGGCCGGGACTGGAGCCCACTCTGGTGCAAGGGCCTGGCTTGTCGTGGGTGCACCCCGACGGGGTCGGCGTCCAGATCGACACCATCACCCCTGAGATCCGCGCGCTGTACAACGTGCTGGCCAAAGTGAAGCGGGAGAGGGACGAATACAAGCGGAG GTGGGAAGAGGAATACACGGTGCGGATACAGCTGCAGGAGCGCGTAAATGAGCTGCAGGAG GAAGCCCAAGAGGCTGACGCCTGCCAGGAGGAGCTGGCGACGAAGGTGGAGCAGCTGAAGGCTGAGCTGGTCGTCTTCAAGGGGCTCATGAGCAAC AACCTGTCAGAGTTGGACACCAAGATCCAGGAAAAGGCCATGAAGGTAGATATGGACATCTGTCGCCGCATCGACATCACTGCTAAACTGTGCGACGTGGCCCAGCAGCGCAACTGTGAGGACATGATCCAGATGTTCCAG AAGCTG GTCCCATCCATGGGGGGGCGGAAGCGGGAGCGCAAGGCTGCCGTGGAGGAGGACACCTCCCTGTCGGAGAGTGACGGGCCCCGCCAGCCCGATGGGGATGAGGAGGAGAGCACAGCCCTCAGCATCAACGAGGAGATGCAGCGCATGCTCAGCCAGCT GAGGGAGTATGATTTTGAGGACGACTGTGACAGCCTGACTTGGGAGGAGACTGAGGAGACCCTGCTGCTTTGGGAGGATTTCTCAGGCTATGCCATGGCAGCtgcagaggcccagggagag CAGGAAGACAGCTTGGAGAAGGTAATTAAGGATACTGAGTCCCTGTTCAAAACCCGGGAGAAAGAATATCAGGAAACCATCGACCAGATAGAG CTGGAGCTGGCCACAGCCAAGAATGACATGAACCGGCACCTGCACGAGTACATGGAGATGTGCAGCATGAAGCGCGGCCTGGATGTGCAGATGGAGACCTGCCGCCGGCTCATCACCCAGTCTGGGGACCG AAAGTCTCCTGCTTTCACTGCGGTCCCGTTTAGCgacccgccgccgccgccaagCGAAACTGAGGACTCCGATCGTGATGTCTCATCTGATAGCTCCATGAGATAG
- the IFFO1 gene encoding non-homologous end joining factor IFFO1 isoform X8 → MNPLFGPNLFLLQQEQQGLSGPLGDHLGGDHFPGGGDLPPSPLAPAGPAAYSPPGPGSAPPAAMALRNDLGSNINVLKTLNLRFRCFLAKVHELERRNRLLEKQLQQALEEGKQGRRGLARRDQAVQTGFVSPIRPLGLPLGARPSAVCTPSARVLGSPARSPAGPLAPSAACHSSPSPSTSASTSTAYSSSARFMPGTIWSFSHARRLGPGLEPTLVQGPGLSWVHPDGVGVQIDTITPEIRALYNVLAKVKRERDEYKRRWEEEYTVRIQLQERVNELQEEAQEADACQEELATKVEQLKAELVVFKGLMSNNLSELDTKIQEKAMKVDMDICRRIDITAKLCDVAQQRNCEDMIQMFQVPSMGGRKRERKAAVEEDTSLSESDGPRQPDGDEEESTALSINEEMQRMLSQLREYDFEDDCDSLTWEETEETLLLWEDFSGYAMAAAEAQGEQQEDSLEKVIKDTESLFKTREKEYQETIDQIELELATAKNDMNRHLHEYMEMCSMKRGLDVQMETCRRLITQSGDRKSPAFTAVPFSDPPPPPSETEDSDRDVSSDSSMR, encoded by the exons ATGAATCCGTTATTCGGCCCCAATCTCTTCCTCCTacagcaggagcagcagggccTCTCCGGCCCGCTGGGGGACCACCTGGGAGGCGACCACTTCCCCGGGGGAGGGGACCTGCCCCCGTCGCCTCTCGCCCCGGCCGGGCCCGCTGCCTACTCGCCGCCCGGGCCAGGCTCGGCCCCGCCTGCCGCCATGGCCCTCCGCAACGACCTGGGCTCCAACATCAACGTGCTCAAGACCCTGAACCTCCGGTTCCGCTGCTTCCTGGCTAAGGTGCACGAGCTGGAGCGCCGGAACCGGCTGCTGGAGAAGCAGCTGCAGCAGGCGCTGGAGGAGGGTAAGCAGGGCCGGCGGGGCCTGGCTCGCCGCGACCAGGCCGTGCAGACCGGCTTCGTCAGCCCCATCCGgcccctggggctgcccctgGGCGCCCGGCCGTCGGCCGTCTGCACCCCTTCAGCGCGGGTGCTGGGCTCGCCCGCGCGCTCGCCGGCCGGCCCCCTCGCGCCCTCCGCGGCCTGCCACTCGTCGCCGTCCCCCTCCACCTCCGCCTCCACCTCCACCGCCTACTCCTCGTCGGCCCGCTTCATGCCTGGCACCATCTGGTCCTTCTCGCACGCCCGCCGGCTCGGGCCGGGACTGGAGCCCACTCTGGTGCAAGGGCCTGGCTTGTCGTGGGTGCACCCCGACGGGGTCGGCGTCCAGATCGACACCATCACCCCTGAGATCCGCGCGCTGTACAACGTGCTGGCCAAAGTGAAGCGGGAGAGGGACGAATACAAGCGGAG GTGGGAAGAGGAATACACGGTGCGGATACAGCTGCAGGAGCGCGTAAATGAGCTGCAGGAG GAAGCCCAAGAGGCTGACGCCTGCCAGGAGGAGCTGGCGACGAAGGTGGAGCAGCTGAAGGCTGAGCTGGTCGTCTTCAAGGGGCTCATGAGCAAC AACCTGTCAGAGTTGGACACCAAGATCCAGGAAAAGGCCATGAAGGTAGATATGGACATCTGTCGCCGCATCGACATCACTGCTAAACTGTGCGACGTGGCCCAGCAGCGCAACTGTGAGGACATGATCCAGATGTTCCAG GTCCCATCCATGGGGGGGCGGAAGCGGGAGCGCAAGGCTGCCGTGGAGGAGGACACCTCCCTGTCGGAGAGTGACGGGCCCCGCCAGCCCGATGGGGATGAGGAGGAGAGCACAGCCCTCAGCATCAACGAGGAGATGCAGCGCATGCTCAGCCAGCT GAGGGAGTATGATTTTGAGGACGACTGTGACAGCCTGACTTGGGAGGAGACTGAGGAGACCCTGCTGCTTTGGGAGGATTTCTCAGGCTATGCCATGGCAGCtgcagaggcccagggagag CAGCAGGAAGACAGCTTGGAGAAGGTAATTAAGGATACTGAGTCCCTGTTCAAAACCCGGGAGAAAGAATATCAGGAAACCATCGACCAGATAGAG CTGGAGCTGGCCACAGCCAAGAATGACATGAACCGGCACCTGCACGAGTACATGGAGATGTGCAGCATGAAGCGCGGCCTGGATGTGCAGATGGAGACCTGCCGCCGGCTCATCACCCAGTCTGGGGACCG AAAGTCTCCTGCTTTCACTGCGGTCCCGTTTAGCgacccgccgccgccgccaagCGAAACTGAGGACTCCGATCGTGATGTCTCATCTGATAGCTCCATGAGATAG
- the IFFO1 gene encoding non-homologous end joining factor IFFO1 isoform X9: MNPLFGPNLFLLQQEQQGLSGPLGDHLGGDHFPGGGDLPPSPLAPAGPAAYSPPGPGSAPPAAMALRNDLGSNINVLKTLNLRFRCFLAKVHELERRNRLLEKQLQQALEEGKQGRRGLARRDQAVQTGFVSPIRPLGLPLGARPSAVCTPSARVLGSPARSPAGPLAPSAACHSSPSPSTSASTSTAYSSSARFMPGTIWSFSHARRLGPGLEPTLVQGPGLSWVHPDGVGVQIDTITPEIRALYNVLAKVKRERDEYKRRWEEEYTVRIQLQERVNELQEEAQEADACQEELATKVEQLKAELVVFKGLMSNNLSELDTKIQEKAMKVDMDICRRIDITAKLCDVAQQRNCEDMIQMFQVPSMGGRKRERKAAVEEDTSLSESDGPRQPDGDEEESTALSINEEMQRMLSQLREYDFEDDCDSLTWEETEETLLLWEDFSGYAMAAAEAQGEQEDSLEKVIKDTESLFKTREKEYQETIDQIELELATAKNDMNRHLHEYMEMCSMKRGLDVQMETCRRLITQSGDRKSPAFTAVPFSDPPPPPSETEDSDRDVSSDSSMR, from the exons ATGAATCCGTTATTCGGCCCCAATCTCTTCCTCCTacagcaggagcagcagggccTCTCCGGCCCGCTGGGGGACCACCTGGGAGGCGACCACTTCCCCGGGGGAGGGGACCTGCCCCCGTCGCCTCTCGCCCCGGCCGGGCCCGCTGCCTACTCGCCGCCCGGGCCAGGCTCGGCCCCGCCTGCCGCCATGGCCCTCCGCAACGACCTGGGCTCCAACATCAACGTGCTCAAGACCCTGAACCTCCGGTTCCGCTGCTTCCTGGCTAAGGTGCACGAGCTGGAGCGCCGGAACCGGCTGCTGGAGAAGCAGCTGCAGCAGGCGCTGGAGGAGGGTAAGCAGGGCCGGCGGGGCCTGGCTCGCCGCGACCAGGCCGTGCAGACCGGCTTCGTCAGCCCCATCCGgcccctggggctgcccctgGGCGCCCGGCCGTCGGCCGTCTGCACCCCTTCAGCGCGGGTGCTGGGCTCGCCCGCGCGCTCGCCGGCCGGCCCCCTCGCGCCCTCCGCGGCCTGCCACTCGTCGCCGTCCCCCTCCACCTCCGCCTCCACCTCCACCGCCTACTCCTCGTCGGCCCGCTTCATGCCTGGCACCATCTGGTCCTTCTCGCACGCCCGCCGGCTCGGGCCGGGACTGGAGCCCACTCTGGTGCAAGGGCCTGGCTTGTCGTGGGTGCACCCCGACGGGGTCGGCGTCCAGATCGACACCATCACCCCTGAGATCCGCGCGCTGTACAACGTGCTGGCCAAAGTGAAGCGGGAGAGGGACGAATACAAGCGGAG GTGGGAAGAGGAATACACGGTGCGGATACAGCTGCAGGAGCGCGTAAATGAGCTGCAGGAG GAAGCCCAAGAGGCTGACGCCTGCCAGGAGGAGCTGGCGACGAAGGTGGAGCAGCTGAAGGCTGAGCTGGTCGTCTTCAAGGGGCTCATGAGCAAC AACCTGTCAGAGTTGGACACCAAGATCCAGGAAAAGGCCATGAAGGTAGATATGGACATCTGTCGCCGCATCGACATCACTGCTAAACTGTGCGACGTGGCCCAGCAGCGCAACTGTGAGGACATGATCCAGATGTTCCAG GTCCCATCCATGGGGGGGCGGAAGCGGGAGCGCAAGGCTGCCGTGGAGGAGGACACCTCCCTGTCGGAGAGTGACGGGCCCCGCCAGCCCGATGGGGATGAGGAGGAGAGCACAGCCCTCAGCATCAACGAGGAGATGCAGCGCATGCTCAGCCAGCT GAGGGAGTATGATTTTGAGGACGACTGTGACAGCCTGACTTGGGAGGAGACTGAGGAGACCCTGCTGCTTTGGGAGGATTTCTCAGGCTATGCCATGGCAGCtgcagaggcccagggagag CAGGAAGACAGCTTGGAGAAGGTAATTAAGGATACTGAGTCCCTGTTCAAAACCCGGGAGAAAGAATATCAGGAAACCATCGACCAGATAGAG CTGGAGCTGGCCACAGCCAAGAATGACATGAACCGGCACCTGCACGAGTACATGGAGATGTGCAGCATGAAGCGCGGCCTGGATGTGCAGATGGAGACCTGCCGCCGGCTCATCACCCAGTCTGGGGACCG AAAGTCTCCTGCTTTCACTGCGGTCCCGTTTAGCgacccgccgccgccgccaagCGAAACTGAGGACTCCGATCGTGATGTCTCATCTGATAGCTCCATGAGATAG